From Streptomyces sp. NBC_01460, a single genomic window includes:
- a CDS encoding protein kinase domain-containing protein: MEWGGAGAIRPGQRIGRFTVLTELASGGMGRVYLARSPAGRTVALKTLITDSADDRRRFAREIECAKRVRGVYTASVVDADPAARVPWMAQEYVPAPSLKDLVESCGPLGADALHWVAAGMAEALASLHTAGLVHRDVKPSNVLLPVEGPRLIDFGISQAHDLTRTQSALGTVAYAAPEQARGEPTTEASDVFSLGATLFYLATGRPPYADLEELSALELLVRAANGETDVSGLPPTLDALVLPCLERDPRRRPAPGEVVALCADHLGGRQAGHADGTVLDTRWTASIERHRAERTDALRVAIRDVDDTGESVSARRRAGPDEPTRAFGVHPTAHLAEPRTRLPRPGRRWWTLAAGAVVVGASVVVFVLRPWEGGDAARAGAPDQPVRILEVSEEQPGICPDGKASDIDPVSPRPAVPSGRGFTSDDRKRCVVVSTAPGMTVNRFEEVTAFEDREQGGQGGWSVRVVFGDKDAEAFAELTGDVAGRASPTDSLAIVQGDDRLLVSVGVVESITGGEAVIATRLGRNEAHFLASALGGPS; the protein is encoded by the coding sequence ATGGAGTGGGGCGGAGCAGGGGCGATACGTCCGGGGCAGCGGATCGGACGCTTCACGGTTCTGACCGAGCTGGCGAGCGGAGGGATGGGCCGGGTGTACCTGGCGCGTTCGCCCGCGGGACGCACGGTCGCGCTGAAGACACTGATCACGGACAGCGCGGACGACCGAAGACGGTTCGCCCGTGAGATCGAGTGCGCGAAGCGGGTACGCGGCGTCTACACGGCGAGCGTCGTCGACGCGGACCCCGCGGCGCGGGTGCCGTGGATGGCGCAGGAGTACGTGCCCGCGCCCTCGTTGAAGGACCTGGTGGAGAGCTGCGGCCCGCTGGGAGCTGACGCGCTGCACTGGGTGGCCGCCGGAATGGCGGAGGCGCTGGCCTCGCTCCACACCGCAGGCCTCGTGCACCGGGACGTCAAACCCTCGAACGTTCTGCTGCCCGTCGAAGGACCGCGCCTGATCGACTTCGGCATCTCGCAGGCGCACGACCTGACCCGGACCCAGTCGGCGCTCGGCACCGTCGCCTATGCCGCACCCGAACAGGCCCGGGGGGAGCCGACGACGGAAGCCTCCGACGTGTTCTCCCTCGGAGCGACCCTCTTCTACCTGGCGACCGGTCGTCCTCCCTATGCGGACCTGGAAGAACTCTCCGCCTTGGAGCTCCTGGTGAGGGCGGCCAACGGAGAGACCGACGTCTCGGGGCTGCCGCCGACGCTGGACGCCCTTGTTCTCCCGTGCCTCGAACGGGATCCGCGGAGGCGGCCCGCGCCGGGCGAGGTCGTGGCCCTCTGTGCGGACCACCTCGGAGGCAGGCAGGCGGGCCATGCCGACGGGACCGTACTGGACACCCGCTGGACCGCCTCCATCGAGCGTCACCGGGCCGAGCGCACCGATGCCCTGCGCGTCGCGATCCGTGACGTCGACGACACCGGCGAAAGTGTGTCCGCCCGCCGCCGGGCGGGGCCGGACGAACCGACACGAGCCTTCGGGGTGCACCCGACCGCGCACCTGGCCGAACCGCGGACCAGGTTGCCGCGTCCGGGCCGGCGGTGGTGGACCCTCGCGGCGGGAGCGGTCGTGGTCGGCGCGAGCGTCGTGGTGTTCGTGCTCAGGCCCTGGGAGGGAGGTGACGCGGCCCGGGCGGGCGCCCCCGACCAGCCGGTGCGCATCCTCGAAGTGTCCGAGGAGCAGCCCGGGATATGCCCTGACGGCAAGGCGTCCGACATCGATCCGGTGAGCCCCCGGCCCGCAGTCCCCTCCGGCCGGGGTTTCACCTCCGACGACCGCAAGCGGTGCGTCGTCGTCTCCACCGCGCCCGGCATGACGGTGAACAGGTTCGAGGAGGTCACGGCCTTTGAGGACCGTGAGCAGGGAGGCCAGGGCGGATGGTCGGTGAGGGTCGTGTTCGGCGACAAGGACGCCGAGGCGTTCGCCGAGCTGACAGGTGACGTGGCGGGCCGGGCTTCGCCCACGGACTCGTTGGCGATCGTCCAGGGTGACGACCGCCTGCTGGTCTCGGTCGGGGTCGTCGAGTCGATCACGGGCGGTGAAGCGGTGATCGCGACCCGACTCGGGCGCAACGAGGCGCACTTCCTCGCCAGCGCGCTCGGTGGCCCTTCCTGA
- a CDS encoding DUF4139 domain-containing protein yields MTAEAVRRWGSTLDSVVVYGQGALCRRLARGCVPPDGEVRVTGLPRSLDPGSLRARVLGTAGVRVSEARVEVDAEPLGGTEPEGLRHEVERLTEELAAARCRQDHLVRLIGEVGTLRPVPPARRRDDPHRRTPVDAWLELAGFVDERLAGLHTRLAEVEEVLRLTEHALDIAVDAFARASTDAPAAHVATTVSALLTVDTSGSGAPDADAEVGIELEYGVPGAVWVPAYRLGFRHGDSSGRLVLRASVAQRTGEDWTGVSVGLATADLRRGTELPKLRSMRIGRRQPAPAPSGWREPPAGLAGLFRGYDAAGPRPATSNAVPVAGAALPVAAASRPTPPPPPAPQGYGGPPGPPPAPGGSAPESFTGAPAPQARARTGGGRRPADGPFAAAPAPMAPAPPGAAAPPPASAAPPSGPPRPSGAELDYADLVLCGPEDQGGRRGRLFPGSSSDAVATEYRRRAESMAALPLPGHAVRPRESAGSFDHRFDTAARVDIPSDGTWHTVTVGEIAVGTHTEYLCAPSVEQTVYATSVLSNTTDQALLAGPVEVTVDGDFLLTAALPTLAPGAVRRVGLGPAEGVRVTRRTNQRESTSGLRNNVTVLEHQVHIELANHLTGPVTVEVRERVPVSSETDVRIEERAGWTTPEDGQGLDHHAPGTRVRRVDLPAGGTAVLDGGYEIRLPAGKALVGGNRRS; encoded by the coding sequence ATGACGGCCGAAGCAGTGCGGAGGTGGGGGTCGACCCTCGATTCTGTGGTGGTGTACGGACAGGGGGCGCTCTGCCGTCGCCTGGCACGGGGCTGCGTGCCACCGGACGGTGAGGTGCGGGTGACGGGGCTTCCCCGGTCTCTCGACCCGGGGTCGCTGAGGGCCCGCGTGCTGGGCACCGCAGGAGTGCGCGTCAGCGAGGCCCGGGTGGAGGTCGATGCCGAGCCGCTCGGCGGTACCGAGCCCGAGGGGCTGCGGCACGAGGTCGAGCGGCTGACCGAGGAGCTCGCAGCGGCGCGTTGTCGCCAGGACCACCTGGTTCGCCTGATCGGCGAGGTCGGCACTCTGCGTCCGGTGCCGCCGGCCCGCAGGCGCGACGATCCTCACCGGCGTACCCCGGTCGACGCGTGGCTGGAGCTCGCCGGCTTCGTGGACGAGCGGCTGGCAGGGCTGCACACCCGTCTCGCCGAGGTGGAGGAGGTGCTGAGGCTGACGGAGCACGCACTCGACATCGCCGTGGACGCGTTCGCCCGCGCCTCCACCGACGCGCCCGCGGCGCACGTGGCGACCACGGTCTCGGCTCTCCTGACCGTCGACACCTCAGGTTCCGGGGCGCCGGATGCCGACGCGGAGGTCGGGATCGAGCTGGAATACGGGGTGCCGGGGGCCGTCTGGGTTCCCGCCTACCGTCTCGGTTTCCGTCACGGGGACAGCAGCGGCCGGCTGGTGCTGCGTGCCTCGGTCGCCCAGCGCACCGGCGAGGACTGGACCGGCGTGTCCGTCGGACTGGCCACGGCCGACCTGCGGCGCGGGACCGAACTCCCGAAGCTCCGGTCGATGCGCATCGGACGCCGTCAGCCGGCCCCCGCCCCGTCCGGCTGGCGTGAGCCGCCAGCGGGTCTCGCGGGACTGTTCAGGGGATACGACGCGGCGGGCCCCCGCCCTGCCACCTCGAACGCCGTGCCCGTGGCCGGGGCGGCCCTGCCCGTGGCCGCAGCGTCCCGGCCGACTCCACCGCCACCCCCCGCACCTCAGGGTTACGGCGGGCCGCCCGGCCCACCCCCGGCGCCGGGTGGGTCCGCCCCCGAGTCCTTCACCGGCGCGCCCGCGCCGCAGGCCCGTGCCCGTACGGGTGGCGGGCGAAGGCCTGCTGACGGACCGTTCGCAGCTGCCCCCGCCCCGATGGCGCCCGCTCCCCCCGGCGCAGCAGCACCGCCACCGGCCTCAGCGGCACCGCCGTCCGGCCCGCCACGGCCGAGCGGCGCCGAGCTCGACTACGCGGACCTCGTCCTGTGCGGCCCCGAGGATCAGGGCGGTCGCCGGGGCAGGCTGTTCCCCGGCTCCTCCTCCGACGCGGTGGCCACCGAGTACCGTCGCCGCGCCGAGTCGATGGCCGCGCTGCCGCTGCCGGGGCACGCCGTTCGGCCCCGGGAGTCGGCCGGCTCCTTCGATCACCGCTTCGACACCGCAGCCCGCGTCGACATCCCGTCGGACGGCACCTGGCACACCGTCACCGTCGGTGAGATCGCGGTCGGCACGCACACCGAGTACCTCTGCGCACCCTCGGTGGAGCAGACCGTGTACGCGACGTCGGTGCTCTCCAACACCACCGATCAGGCTCTGCTCGCCGGCCCGGTGGAAGTCACCGTCGACGGCGACTTCCTGCTGACCGCGGCGCTCCCCACGCTCGCCCCCGGGGCGGTCCGGCGGGTCGGGCTCGGACCGGCCGAGGGTGTCCGGGTCACTCGCCGGACGAATCAGCGCGAGTCCACATCGGGTCTCCGCAACAACGTCACCGTGCTGGAGCACCAGGTCCACATCGAGCTGGCCAACCACCTCACCGGGCCCGTCACGGTCGAAGTCCGTGAGCGGGTGCCCGTCAGTTCCGAGACGGATGTCCGGATCGAGGAACGGGCCGGCTGGACCACGCCGGAGGACGGTCAGGGACTCGATCACCATGCCCCCGGCACGCGTGTCCGGCGGGTCGATCTGCCCGCGGGCGGCACCGCCGTGCTCGACGGTGGCTACGAGATCCGCTTGCCGGCCGGCAAGGCCCTCGTCGGCGGCAACCGCAGGAGCTGA
- a CDS encoding DUF427 domain-containing protein, translating to MADESVQYPGLIVPVGHVEPVPRRVRATLGGQSVLDTRRALYVWEWPAYPQFGIPVEDVAEGVLTDDGHVEQRGAGPARRHTLRVGSEVREGAAWVWDDGAPASLHGTVRFDWDALDSWYEEDEPVFVHPRSPYSRVDALRSSSSVRVEIDGVVLADAPHCVKLFETGLPTRYYLDRVHVDLAGLRHSDTVTRCPYKGTTSGYWSFDSDAAAHQDIAWAYDFPTVHVNRIAGLVAFYNEHVDLYVDGELLPRPAPMGA from the coding sequence ATGGCGGACGAAAGCGTTCAGTACCCCGGCCTCATCGTCCCGGTGGGGCACGTCGAGCCCGTGCCGCGCCGCGTGCGGGCGACGCTCGGCGGTCAGTCCGTCCTCGACACCCGGCGTGCGCTGTACGTGTGGGAGTGGCCCGCCTACCCCCAGTTCGGCATCCCGGTCGAGGACGTGGCCGAGGGAGTACTGACCGACGACGGCCATGTGGAGCAGAGGGGCGCCGGGCCTGCGCGACGCCACACGCTGAGGGTCGGCTCCGAGGTCCGCGAGGGCGCGGCATGGGTGTGGGACGACGGTGCTCCGGCTTCCCTTCACGGAACCGTCCGATTCGACTGGGACGCGTTGGACTCCTGGTACGAGGAGGACGAGCCGGTGTTCGTCCACCCGAGGAGCCCCTACTCCCGGGTGGACGCACTGCGTTCCTCCAGCAGTGTCCGCGTGGAGATCGACGGCGTCGTACTGGCGGACGCGCCCCACTGCGTCAAGCTGTTCGAGACCGGCCTGCCGACCCGCTACTACCTGGACCGCGTGCACGTCGACCTGGCGGGGCTGCGTCACTCGGACACGGTGACCCGATGCCCGTACAAGGGCACGACCAGCGGTTACTGGTCCTTCGACAGCGATGCGGCCGCCCACCAGGACATCGCCTGGGCGTACGACTTCCCGACGGTCCACGTCAACCGCATCGCCGGCCTGGTCGCGTTCTACAACGAGCACGTCGACCTGTACGTGGACGGTGAACTACTGCCGAGGCCGGCGCCCATGGGCGCGTAG
- a CDS encoding mucoidy inhibitor MuiA family protein, producing the protein MSTPLEPIALPVTAVACLEDRAHVERAVVLDLKAGVQRLRLGPVSALAVDRSLHAELTADHPATVLDVRITRSWTPRGPLPHADDDSALRLRAHALAGERLAVERRRDRLHARRDLLGVLAADLLREVAEGAGSGETDRSRWADELDRVDDERAECGEQLRSVEAGLSALHDELRQIETALHASEEEPAELVGHVELTVEAAAAGPAGLRLSHLVPCALWRPAYRAVLDGDSLTLETDAMVWQRTGEEWRDVRLTLSTARSALATDPPHLEEDRLTLTDRTAAERRAVDVELREEEIRSLGPAPVLGLPGVEDGGEARVLRAPAQVSVPSDGRAHRVPLSTCTTTARTEYACSPELSPLVTRLVRFDGPAGHALLAGPVDLVRAGGFSGRGTVDFTAPGAPVELAFGSCDDQRVVRHVEETRETGGITQRTLITRTVTLRLSRFSAPGEQGDRIVTVRERVPVSEVSAVETRLRKDLCSPAPDAVDTEGIVRWDVALPPDGRRTLTLVHELSATAKVTGL; encoded by the coding sequence ATGAGCACACCCCTGGAGCCGATAGCCCTTCCTGTCACCGCTGTGGCCTGTCTGGAGGATCGCGCCCACGTCGAGCGTGCCGTCGTACTCGACCTGAAGGCAGGGGTGCAGCGGCTGCGTCTCGGGCCGGTCAGCGCGCTGGCCGTCGACCGGTCCCTCCACGCGGAACTGACCGCCGATCACCCGGCGACCGTGCTCGACGTGCGCATCACCCGCAGCTGGACTCCGCGAGGACCGTTGCCGCACGCCGATGACGACTCGGCTCTGCGTCTGCGGGCCCATGCCCTGGCGGGGGAACGACTCGCCGTGGAGCGGCGGCGCGACCGGCTGCACGCCCGCCGGGACCTGCTCGGTGTGCTCGCCGCCGACCTGTTGCGGGAGGTCGCCGAGGGGGCCGGCTCCGGGGAGACCGACAGGTCGCGCTGGGCCGATGAGCTGGACCGGGTCGACGACGAACGCGCGGAGTGCGGGGAGCAGCTGCGCTCCGTGGAAGCCGGGCTGTCCGCACTCCACGACGAACTCCGGCAGATCGAGACCGCGCTTCACGCTTCCGAGGAGGAGCCCGCCGAGCTCGTCGGCCACGTGGAACTGACGGTGGAAGCCGCGGCCGCCGGGCCGGCCGGGCTGCGTCTGAGCCACCTCGTCCCGTGCGCGCTGTGGCGCCCCGCCTACCGGGCCGTGCTCGACGGGGACTCCCTGACGCTGGAGACCGACGCCATGGTCTGGCAGCGCACCGGTGAGGAGTGGCGCGACGTACGGCTGACGCTGTCGACGGCCCGCTCGGCGCTCGCCACGGATCCGCCACATCTGGAGGAGGACCGGCTGACGCTCACGGACCGCACAGCGGCAGAGCGCCGGGCGGTCGACGTCGAGCTGCGCGAGGAGGAGATCCGGAGCCTCGGCCCGGCCCCGGTTCTCGGTCTCCCGGGGGTGGAGGACGGTGGTGAGGCACGGGTCCTGCGGGCCCCGGCGCAGGTCTCCGTCCCGAGTGACGGCCGCGCGCACCGCGTACCGCTCTCCACGTGCACCACGACCGCCCGCACCGAGTACGCCTGCTCGCCCGAACTCTCCCCCCTCGTGACCCGACTCGTGCGGTTCGACGGTCCGGCGGGCCACGCCCTGCTCGCCGGGCCGGTGGACCTGGTCCGCGCCGGCGGGTTCAGCGGGCGCGGCACCGTGGACTTCACCGCCCCGGGCGCCCCCGTCGAGCTCGCCTTCGGCAGCTGCGACGACCAGCGGGTGGTGCGGCACGTCGAGGAGACGCGGGAGACCGGCGGGATCACCCAGCGGACCCTCATCACCCGCACGGTCACGCTCCGCCTGTCCCGGTTCTCCGCTCCCGGAGAGCAGGGCGACCGGATCGTCACCGTTCGGGAGCGCGTCCCGGTCTCCGAGGTCTCGGCGGTGGAGACACGTCTGCGGAAGGACCTCTGCTCCCCCGCCCCTGACGCGGTCGACACCGAAGGCATCGTCCGCTGGGACGTCGCTCTTCCGCCCGACGGCCGACGGACGCTCACCCTGGTCCACGAACTGTCCGCGACGGCCAAGGTCACCGGGCTCTGA
- a CDS encoding tetratricopeptide repeat protein encodes MDAAVLDRRTRMHDECIPPDLVDRLLGLGHVGVVRAEALAEDGDWFCARAWARLLAGRGELEEAFDVLAPYVGTGWWTAAAEAARLLDAGGRGEEAISLVRPFTRGGEPPALHDLALLLARNGRGEEAYALLLPHVADWSLAETLVEVGVGLGRGEEVAALLTARIAPGCLCPRCGSPECGRPYPEPFNAVNLLASVREAQGRPDEALEVLRTYGSTPVNSRDPLAELLERQGRIDELRAYAAVEGQQVAAGHLAELLEARGDVSGAVEVYRLEAEHDRCHASTELAQLLARHGRGAEAVEVVRGLDSAEDWVVDLLCRLFAAEGRAEEGLAHLDALKARRGKEEWELFRLRGPLLAACGRLDEAVEEARAHPEGGSPFAVASLAGLLADAGRPEEGVALLDVDRPDHRRILGPLLVRLGRVEEAVALLRTPRPTAPRPTPASYSDCPPF; translated from the coding sequence ATGGACGCCGCCGTACTCGACCGCCGGACCCGCATGCACGACGAGTGCATACCGCCGGACCTCGTCGACCGTCTCCTCGGCCTCGGTCATGTCGGCGTGGTGCGCGCCGAGGCCCTGGCGGAGGACGGTGACTGGTTCTGCGCCCGCGCCTGGGCACGCCTGCTGGCCGGCCGGGGCGAGTTGGAGGAGGCTTTCGACGTGCTGGCCCCGTACGTGGGGACGGGCTGGTGGACAGCGGCCGCAGAGGCAGCCCGTCTGCTGGACGCGGGGGGCCGCGGCGAGGAGGCCATCTCCCTCGTCCGCCCCTTCACACGGGGCGGGGAGCCGCCCGCGCTGCACGACCTGGCCCTGCTCCTGGCCCGGAACGGGCGCGGCGAGGAGGCCTACGCACTGCTTCTGCCGCACGTCGCGGACTGGTCCCTCGCCGAGACCCTGGTGGAGGTGGGTGTCGGGCTGGGCCGGGGCGAGGAGGTCGCGGCGTTGCTGACGGCCCGGATTGCCCCGGGGTGCCTGTGCCCGCGATGCGGCAGCCCGGAGTGCGGCAGGCCGTACCCCGAGCCGTTCAACGCGGTGAACCTGCTGGCATCCGTCCGTGAGGCGCAGGGCCGGCCCGACGAGGCGCTCGAGGTGCTGCGCACCTACGGCTCCACGCCCGTCAACAGCCGTGACCCGCTGGCCGAACTGCTGGAACGGCAGGGCCGGATCGACGAGCTGCGCGCTTACGCGGCGGTCGAGGGACAGCAGGTGGCCGCCGGCCACTTGGCGGAACTGCTGGAGGCCCGCGGCGACGTGTCGGGCGCGGTCGAGGTGTACCGGCTGGAGGCGGAGCACGACCGCTGTCACGCGTCGACAGAGCTGGCCCAGTTGCTCGCCCGGCACGGGCGGGGCGCCGAGGCCGTCGAGGTGGTGCGCGGGCTGGACAGCGCCGAGGACTGGGTCGTCGACCTGCTGTGCAGGCTGTTCGCCGCAGAGGGCCGCGCTGAGGAGGGCCTCGCTCACCTGGACGCTCTCAAGGCCCGGCGAGGCAAGGAGGAGTGGGAGCTGTTCCGGCTGCGGGGCCCGCTCCTGGCCGCCTGCGGACGGCTGGACGAGGCGGTGGAGGAGGCCAGGGCACACCCCGAGGGCGGCAGTCCGTTTGCGGTGGCGAGCTTGGCCGGCCTGTTGGCTGACGCCGGGCGCCCGGAGGAGGGTGTCGCCCTCCTCGACGTGGACCGCCCGGACCACCGACGCATTCTGGGTCCGCTGCTGGTGAGGCTGGGCCGGGTCGAGGAGGCCGTGGCGCTGCTGCGGACGCCGCGCCCCACCGCGCCGAGGCCGACGCCTGCCAGCTACAGCGACTGTCCGCCCTTCTAG
- a CDS encoding NUDIX hydrolase encodes MTTWMPREEWVKTLPQAIAASCVVLLDGEGRVLLLRYGPGGPVAGTWWLPGGMLDPGEDPLAAARREVWEETGFTLDGPLAFLGTDYRLDVEGTGPVIDFFFGARALASHADVRLSPEHDRFAWMHLDELEAAMFTADPAILTTLCRMASSGDSAVYLNEGKQA; translated from the coding sequence ATGACCACCTGGATGCCGCGTGAGGAGTGGGTCAAGACACTCCCTCAGGCGATCGCCGCTTCATGTGTCGTCCTGCTGGACGGCGAAGGGCGCGTCCTGCTCCTGCGGTACGGCCCCGGCGGGCCCGTAGCCGGGACGTGGTGGCTTCCGGGCGGAATGCTCGATCCGGGGGAGGATCCGCTCGCCGCCGCGCGGCGGGAGGTATGGGAGGAAACGGGATTCACCCTGGACGGTCCTCTCGCCTTCCTCGGCACGGACTACCGGCTGGACGTCGAAGGCACCGGCCCCGTGATCGACTTCTTCTTCGGGGCCCGAGCCCTCGCCTCACACGCGGACGTCAGACTGAGTCCTGAACACGACCGCTTCGCCTGGATGCACCTGGACGAACTGGAGGCGGCGATGTTCACCGCTGATCCGGCCATTCTCACCACCCTGTGCCGCATGGCATCGAGCGGCGACAGCGCTGTCTACCTCAATGAGGGAAAACAGGCCTGA